The segment CCTTATAGAGATGGATGCTTTCGCACTCCCCTGCGGATGCGGAGGGGTCACTATCAACACAAGAGGACTGCAACTGGATGACCTGGAAGTTTTCGAGGAGCACATAATTAAGCACCTTACAGATACTGTGACCTCACTTGATATTGAACCGTCTTTTCTTTTTGCACGCATGATACCAGGTACAGCAGAGATTGCTTCGATCAATGCACGCGTGCTTTGCAACAGCTGCTACATGGACTTTGGAAGAGGAAGTGGGAAGCAGCCAAGGCCTGACATTTACATAATGAGATTTGACAGACGTGGATGAAATTATCCACCTGTCAGCAACTTCTTTTTTCAGGAAAGTTCCGAAAGGTTTATGAAGGATTTCAGATAATCCACACCATCTTACGTTAGTCTATGCCATAATTATATACATGGCTGAATTATCGAAGGACGTGCAGAATTTCGCACTTATACATATCGATTTAGAACTAGGAAGGAGGATAAATAAATGGAACCACTCATGGGCATGGGTGTTTTAGCACTTATGGGTGCTGCCGCAACTATTGCTGGCACAACTGAGGATCTTGAATCTGATGTCGGATCTCAGAGTAACCCAAATTCACAAGTGCAATTAGCACCCCAGATGATGTACCCACACAGGATCTATAATAAGGCAATTTCCGGTGAACCACCATCGAATGCATTGATCTGTGCTATTGGCGGAACCGTGGCATCTGTATTGATGACCGCTGGTCTGTCCGTGGTCTTTGCTATCGCTGTTGGTGCGCTCATTGCTACAGCAGTACATGGAACATATTCTATTACGTCTTACATGGGACGTACTGCAAGTCAGAAACGTTTCAGACAACCAATATATCTTGATATTATCCGATCACACACGCCGGTGATCATGGGATATGCATTCATTACAACATTCTGTATCCTTGTTGTATCATACATTATGGTAGCTGTTCTCGGACACCCATTCCCACTTGCACTCATTGCATTCATTTGGGGAATCACCGTCGGAGCTATCGGTTCATCAACTGGTGATGTTCACTATGGTGCAGAACGTGAATTCCAGAACGTCGAGTTCGGATCAGGTCTTAACGCTGCAAACTCCGGTAACATTGTAAGGAAAGCAGAATCAGGACTTCGTAACGGTATCGACAATTCATGGTTCTGTGCAAAGTTCGGAGGACCAGTAACTGGTCTCGCATTCGGTATGACCGTTTTCTTAAGCGGTTGGATCACAGTTGTTTTTGACCCTGCAATGAGCATCACAATGGGATGGCTTTCAGTTGTAGCAGGAGCAGTTCTTGTATTACTTATGATCATCTGGAACAGAAGGATCGAAGTAGCAGCACGTGAGGCATACGGACCTTACAAGGAAGACGAGGAGGTCGCTGCATGATAGATATAGCAGGAATTCTCGCAGAGAATATAGCATACATAGTAATGGTCACCCTTGGTGGCATGTTAATTTCATGGAGTGTTCACTTCGTGCCTGTAGGTGGAGCACCTGCAGCTATGGCACAGGCAACTGGTATTGGTACCGGTACTGTCCAGCTGGCAGCAGGAGCAGGTCTTACCGGACTTGTCACCGCAGGAGCAGTTATGAACGTCAGCGACAGTGTTGCACTGGTAGTCGCATCCGGCGCAGTCGGCGCAATGATCATGATCGCTGTAACAATGATCGTCGGTACATGGGTATACGTTTATGGAGTTGGTGTACCACCAGCATCCGCAAAGG is part of the Methanococcoides orientis genome and harbors:
- a CDS encoding DUF5402 family protein; its protein translation is MSMTQELLKARTSLENNLRELLGVPVFLIEMDAFALPCGCGGVTINTRGLQLDDLEVFEEHIIKHLTDTVTSLDIEPSFLFARMIPGTAEIASINARVLCNSCYMDFGRGSGKQPRPDIYIMRFDRRG
- the mtrE gene encoding tetrahydromethanopterin S-methyltransferase subunit E, which produces MEPLMGMGVLALMGAAATIAGTTEDLESDVGSQSNPNSQVQLAPQMMYPHRIYNKAISGEPPSNALICAIGGTVASVLMTAGLSVVFAIAVGALIATAVHGTYSITSYMGRTASQKRFRQPIYLDIIRSHTPVIMGYAFITTFCILVVSYIMVAVLGHPFPLALIAFIWGITVGAIGSSTGDVHYGAEREFQNVEFGSGLNAANSGNIVRKAESGLRNGIDNSWFCAKFGGPVTGLAFGMTVFLSGWITVVFDPAMSITMGWLSVVAGAVLVLLMIIWNRRIEVAAREAYGPYKEDEEVAA